The region GACATAAAATTTCCTCCCGAATGACGTCGGGACGAAATAACGGATAGTTGTCCATTGGGCGAATAACGTAATGGAAGGCTAATGGGGGATCAGTGCCTTCGAAAAATGGCTGGTTATTTCGCTTTCATTGTCTTTGTGGGATGAGTAATAAAAAGCGTCAGCGATCATGAGGTATTTTTTACTGATTCTTTATGGATAGCCGAATGAATACGTTTTTCTTCCCCACAGGCGTGATGTCACTACGTTGATGTTGGCACCGTGTGGTAAATGGATTCACGCAGGGTGATGGGATCTGCTACGTTGTAGCGACCGTATTTGATTGAATCAGGATAAGCCGATGCTGGAATTACGCCCTAACTGTGAACGCTGTGACTGTGATTTACCGCCGGACGCAGAAACCTATATCTGCTCCTATGAGTGCACGTTCTGTCCTGACTGTGCGGATTCCCTATTTCACCACGTCTGCCCGAACTGCGGTGGTGGATTGGTCAAACGGCCCGTGCGGCCGGCACGTTGTCTGGTGAACGATCCGGCCTCAACGATCCGCATTATCAAATCGCACTGACGGCGCGCGGGTTGTTGTGCATCCCTCCTTGTTATTGCAAAAAATGGAACATCTCGTTCAGTAATTCCCGATTTCTCCTGTCAACGTGCGGCGTATAGTGAGAATTAACCGTATTTTATGACGAATGTCGGCAGATGATGCGTTCGGTGCACGACGTCAGGAGAGAAACGTGAATCAAGATTATATTGTTGTTCAGCAGCCCTCGGAGGCGAATCGCTTAATCCTGCTGTTCCATGGCGTGGGTGATACCGCGGCGGGTATGGCGCAAATTGGGCGCTATTTTGCTGCCGCATTACCGCAGGCGATGGTGGTCAGCATTGCTGGGCCGTTTAGTACTGGCTATGGCGATGGACGGCAGTGGTTCTCTGTTCAGGGCGTGACGGAAGAGAATCGGTTATCGCGCATTGAAGCCAACCTGCCGCGTTTTGTTGATACGGTGCGCCACTGGCAGGAACAAAGCGGCATTAGTGCAGAACAAACCGTACTGGTGGGGTTCTCGCAGGGGAGCATTATGTCGCTGGAAGCGTTGAAGTCCGAAGCCTCACTCGCTGGACACATTATTGCTTTCAGCGGCCGTTTTGCTGTTTTACCAGAGACGGCATTTGCCGATGTTGTGGTGCACCTGATTCATGGTAAAGCGGACGGTGTGATTGTGGTTGGGCATGCGCATGCTGCTGCTCATCGCTTTCAGGAACTGGGGACGTCGTTTACGGTGGATAGTGTACCCGGCGTTGGGCACGGCATTGATGAACGGATGCTGAAACTGGCATTGGCTTACCTTAAATAAACGCGATTCCATTATACTTCCGGCAGCCGTAGCGTTGGCTCTTTAGGCCAACGTACAAGCAGCTTGAAGTATGACGGGTATATCGGTTATTTTGATAACGAACGTTGCCTCTATTTAAATTAAATAATATGTTTTTTGAATAATGGTTTTTATCCATATTAAAAATAATATTATCCATATTGGAATGTTAAATAATATCGGCAATGTTTTGATTTGTGTTGAGTGTTCAATATTTACCTTCTTTTTTCGGATATAACTATCACATCCTTATGGAAAAAGAGGGTGTGCCATGTTTAAGCGTATTAAAGTCATTACCATCCTTGTCATTTTATTGTTTGTATTAGGAATATCTCAGTTTTTAACAGGGGCGCTATCCGTTCGGGCATTGATGAACGATAGAGACAGTTTCCTTGTTTCTCAACGCTCTAACCAGAATGTGGCCGCCTTTACTGATGCCTGGATTATGATGAACCAGACACGCATCGCTATCGGATCTATTATACAAAACATGATGATGGGGAATGCGGATAAAGAGGCCATGCAGGCACTCTTACAGCAAGCCAAATCGCAATTGGCTGCTTCAGAGAGTAGCTATAAATATTATTTGTCTCTGCCTAATACGCCCGGATTGGATGAGTCATTATCTAAAAAACTTGAAGAGAGTTATACCGCCTACGATAAGTTGCTGAACGATATTGTTGATTCGCTTTCCGGTGGGTTAGCAGGGGCAGCGATGAAATTGAGCGGTGGGGCGACGCCATTTAACGTGGCGATGCAGGATGCCTATATTGCGTGGCGTGCGGCACAAAACCAGCTGTCAGACGACGGTTTACAGGAAAACCACGTCGCGTTTGAAACGATGCTGTGGGTTTTAGGCGCACTCTCTGTGGTTGTCGTGCTGGTGATTCTTCTCAGTTGGATCGGGTTGCAGCGCATCCTTTTACATCCGCTGCGCACGCTCATGCAACATATCAGCGCCATTGCTGAAGGTAATCTAACGCAGCATATTGATACTAGCGGCCGTAATGAGATGAGCCAACTGGCGGCGGGGCTACACCATATGCAGCAGTCACTAACCCGCACCGTGAGCTTGGTACGCGACAGTTCCCACTCCATCCACGCGGGTGCCAGTGAAATTTCAGCGGGCAGTAATGACCTGTCTTCGCGTACGGAGCAGCAGGCCGCCTCGTTACAGGAAACGGCTGCCAGTATGGAACAACTGACCTCAACGGTGAAGCAAAACTCAGACAATGCACGTCAGGCCACATTGCTGGCAAAAAATGCGTCAGAGACGGCGAATAAAGGTGGCATTGTGGTTAATAACGTCGTGAAAACGATGGATGAGATATCTGATAGCTCACGGAAAATTGCCCACATTACCAGCGTGATTGATGGTATTGCTTTCCAAACCAATATTCTTGCGCTGAATGCAGCGGTTGAAGCTGCGCGAGCTGGGGAGCAAGGGCGTGGCTTTGCCGTGGTGGCGGGTGAAGTGCGCACGTTGGCACAGCGCAGTGCGCAGGCCGCAAAAGAGATCAAAGTGCTGATTGATGATTCGGTTAGCCGTTCGAATACCGGTTCTTTGCAGGTGAAAGACGCGGGCGATACGATGAAGGAAATCGTCAGTGCCGTGAGCCGGGTAACGGATATTATGGGCGAAATCGCATCAGCATCGGATGAGCAAAGCCGGGGTATCGATCAGGTCGGACAGGCGATCAATGAAATGGATCGCGTCACGCAGCAAAATGCCTCGCTGGTTGAAGAATCGGCTTCTGCCGCCGCGGCATTGGAAGAACAGGCTAGATTT is a window of Pectobacterium punjabense DNA encoding:
- a CDS encoding methyl-accepting chemotaxis protein, whose amino-acid sequence is MFKRIKVITILVILLFVLGISQFLTGALSVRALMNDRDSFLVSQRSNQNVAAFTDAWIMMNQTRIAIGSIIQNMMMGNADKEAMQALLQQAKSQLAASESSYKYYLSLPNTPGLDESLSKKLEESYTAYDKLLNDIVDSLSGGLAGAAMKLSGGATPFNVAMQDAYIAWRAAQNQLSDDGLQENHVAFETMLWVLGALSVVVVLVILLSWIGLQRILLHPLRTLMQHISAIAEGNLTQHIDTSGRNEMSQLAAGLHHMQQSLTRTVSLVRDSSHSIHAGASEISAGSNDLSSRTEQQAASLQETAASMEQLTSTVKQNSDNARQATLLAKNASETANKGGIVVNNVVKTMDEISDSSRKIAHITSVIDGIAFQTNILALNAAVEAARAGEQGRGFAVVAGEVRTLAQRSAQAAKEIKVLIDDSVSRSNTGSLQVKDAGDTMKEIVSAVSRVTDIMGEIASASDEQSRGIDQVGQAINEMDRVTQQNASLVEESASAAAALEEQARFLQNAVEVFNINQAITQAHRVESVPSPAALPTSLLPKPVSGRSSNANWETF
- a CDS encoding DUF1272 domain-containing protein produces the protein MLELRPNCERCDCDLPPDAETYICSYECTFCPDCADSLFHHVCPNCGGGLVKRPVRPARCLVNDPASTIRIIKSH
- the ypfH gene encoding esterase; this encodes MNQDYIVVQQPSEANRLILLFHGVGDTAAGMAQIGRYFAAALPQAMVVSIAGPFSTGYGDGRQWFSVQGVTEENRLSRIEANLPRFVDTVRHWQEQSGISAEQTVLVGFSQGSIMSLEALKSEASLAGHIIAFSGRFAVLPETAFADVVVHLIHGKADGVIVVGHAHAAAHRFQELGTSFTVDSVPGVGHGIDERMLKLALAYLK